A region of the Bacillota bacterium genome:
CCCGTGGGGCCTGGAAGACCAGCCGTGGTTTTACAACCTCGTCGCCGAACTCTCGACTTCCCTGCCGCCGCACGAGCTCCTGCGGCACGTCCTGTCCGTCGAAGCCTCCCTCGGCCGGCAGCGAACCGTCCGCTGGGGGCCCCGAACGGTCGACATCGACGTGCTGCTGTACGACTCGCTCGCGCTCGACACACCTGAACTCACCGTACCGCACCCCCGGATTCTCCGGCGCGCCTTCGTGCTGGTGCCGCTCGCCGAACTGGCCCCGGAGTTCGTCGTCGGAGGGCGCACCGTACGAGAGCACCTTCGCGCGCTGGGAGACGTCTCGGGGGAGGTGCGGCTGCTGGGGCCGCTGCCCGGCTGGCCTGCAGGCACTTCCATGCCGAGAGGTTAAGGCGGGCTCCCCGTCAGCCGACGACCAATAGTGTGGACAGGTACTCGCGCCGGGCGCTCAGGCCGGTTCTCCTGTACGTGGCTGTAGCGTGTGGCTGGATCGTGGCATCCGATCTGCTGATGCTGCGCGCCTTCTCCTCCGGGCCTCCCGCTCTCGGAATCGCCAGCGTGGCTAAGGGATTGGGTTTCGTTCTGGTGACGGGAGCCCTCCTTTTTCGGGCCATATCCGTCGAGTTGCGGGTACTTGAGCGGTCCGAAGGGCAGGCGCGTTCGCTCAACAGGGGGCTTCGCACGCTGGCCGCCGTGCAACGGCTGGCAGCGGAGAAACGGGACGCCGGCGAGTTCCTTCAGCATGCCTGCGAACTGGTCGTGGACGGCCGGCACCTGAAGGCAGCGTGGGCTGCCGCCCTCGACGAGACGACAGCGGAGTGGCGGGTGCGGGCCTTCGCGGGCCAGACCGGGGAAGGGCGCTTTCGCCTGGTGTCGGATGCTCCGGCCAGCCTGACCACGCTGGAACCCGCACGGCAGGCTCTACAGCAAGGAAAGCCCGCGGTGTCGGCCCTGGAGGACCTCCCCCCGGGGGATCCGCAGCGCGACCTCGCCCGGGCCGGAGTGAAGCGCGCGGGGGCCTTTCCACTCAGCCGCCAGGGCCGGACCCTGGGCGTTCTGACCATTTACGCGGCGGATGCCTGTGCGTTCGACGGCGCTCACGGCCGGGTGCTGGGAGAGGTCGCCGACGCCCTCTCCCTCGGGCTGCACGTGATCGCCCTCGAGCGCGGGCGCCTGCACAGCGAGCAACTGCTTCGCCTCCAGATGGCACGGCTCGAGGCGCTGCGGGACAGGGACCCCCTCACCGGGCTCTACAACCGCCGGCGGTTCGAGGAATTCATGGCCGAAGAGCTGGAGGAGAGCCGCCGTTCGGGCCGGCCTTTTGCCATCGTGGTGTTCGACCTCGACCGCTTCACGGAGGTGAACGCCAGGCTCGGGCACGAGAGCGGCGACCGGGTGCTGGCGGCAGTGGGCAAGCGGCTGCGCCAGGCTGTGCGGCCCGCCGAGCGGATCGGGCGGATCGGCGGCGACTCCTTCGCCGTGCTGCTGCCGGGGGCCGACGTCTCCGCCGCCCGGGCGCTGGCGGAGCAGGTGATGAGGGAGGTGACGGCCACCCCTGTCCTTCTGGGAGGGGAAGGGGTTGTCGTCGGCGCGACGGGCGGCATCGTGGCCTATCCCGAGCACGGCAGCACCCAGGCGGAACTGCAGGCCGCCCTCGATTCGGTACTGGTGCAAGCGCGCCAGCACCGGGCGCAACTGGCGGTCTTCGACCAGGCTTCCCACTCGAGGTGGTTGCAGTTTCACAGCCGGGGCGAGCTCGTGCGGCGGGCCCTGAGAGACCGGCGGATCGTTCCGGCGTTCCAGCCCGTGGTGGACCTCAGCTCCGGCCAGCTCTACGGCTACGAGGTGCTGGCGCGCATCCGGGACGGGGGCCGGCTCGTGGAGGCAGGGGAGTTCATCCGCGAGGCAGAGGAGTACGGGCTGATGGCGGAGGTGGACCGCCAGATCCTGGAGAGCGTGGTCGACCTGTGCCAGGATGCCCGGCTCGCGGGCCGTCACCTGTTCATCAACCTGGCCCCTGACCTTTTGTCACGCCGCGCCTACCGGGAGGCCATCCTGCAGCTCCTCGACCGGCACTCCGAGCTTGCCCGCTGCAGCGTTTGGGAACTCACGGAGCGCCACTCCCTGCCCGACATGGCCGCTGTGCTCGCCTTCATCCAGGAGGTGAAGGCCCGGGGCGCCCGGATTGCCCTCGATGATTTCGGGTCGGGGTACTCGTCCATCGGCTACTTCCGGCGGCTCCCGGTCGATTACGTGAAGATCGACGGCGCGCTGGTCCGGGGGGCAGGGAGCAGTGCGCTGGACGAACGAGTGGTCGCCGCCATCCGCCGCGTGGCAGCCGAGCTGGGTGCCGAGACCGTGGCGGAGTCGGTCGAGGATGCCGCAACCGCCCATCTGATGCGCCAGATGGGTGTCCGCTTCGGGCAGGGCTACTATCTCGGCCGCCCCGCGCTGCTCGAGCAGCTGGCGGCGCAATCACCGGCGCAGCCGCGTTAAGACGTCTATACCCAGTTTATCCACACTGAACACCGGCATGGAGGGCCCTCGCAGCGCGGCCTTCCCGCGCCGGGGACCGGCTGTTCACAGGTTATCCACAGCTCCGGCGCTTCGAAGGATCCCCGGGCGCCCTCCAGCCGTTCGGAGCCGTACAGCCGCCTATCGCAGGGGCGGCAGGTCGTCCCCGGCCCCCAGCACGGGGGCGTCCGGGACGACCGTCTGGGGGTACTTGAGCCCCGTCCCCGTGTTGAGGAGCACGACGCTGTCGCCGGGGCCGATCCACCCCTGTGCCCGCAACCTCCGGACCGCCGCGAGGGTTGCCGCGCCCTCCGGACAGGCGAACGTCCCCTCGGTGGCGGCCAGCTCGCGCTGCGCCTGCAGGATCTCGGCATCGTCCACCGCCACGGCGCGCCCACCCGTCCGGTAAAGCGCCTGGAGCACGAGGAAATCGCCGAGGGCCTTTGCCACGTTGATGCCGAAGGCGACGGTCTTCGGGTCGGGCCAGGGCTCTGACTCGGTGCGGCCCCGCTGCCAGGCGGACACGATGGGCGCACACCCCGCCGCTTGCACCGCCACCAGCCGCGGCAGGCGCTCGCCGACCCACCCCAGGGCCTGGAGTTCGAGCAGGGCCTTGTAGATCCCGATGATGCCGACGCCCCCGCCCGTCGGGTAGATGATGACGTCCGGCAGCTTCCAGCCGAACTGCTCGGCGATCTCGAATCCCATGGTCTTCTTGCCCTCGATGCGGTACGGTTCCTTGAGCGTCGAGGCGTCGAACCACCCGTACCGGCGCACCGCCCGCGCCACCATGCGCCCCGCGTCAGCGATGAGGCCGTCGACGAGGAAGAGACGGGCGCCTGCCGCCGTGCACTCCACGCGGGTCACCGCGGGGGCTTCGGCCGGCATGACCACGACCGCCTGCATGCCCGCCCGGGCGGCGTAGGTCGCCCATGCGGCGCCGGCGTTGCCGTTCGTGGGCATGGCCAGGGTGCGAACGCCCAGCTCCAGCGCCCGGGAGACGCCCACCGCGGCGCCCCTCGCCTTGAACGTGCCGGTCGGGAGAGCCCCCTCGTCCTTCATGAAGAGCGACGGCACGCCGATGCGTTCGCCCAGGCGGCGCAGGGGCAGGAGCGGGGTCATGCCCTCGCCCAGGCTCACCACGTTTTCGGCGCGGCGGACGGGGAGCAGTTCGTGATACCGCCAGAGATCGGGCGCCCGAGCGGCGACATGCGCGGGCGACAGCTCCCGCCGGGCCGAGTGCAGGTCGTAGCGCGCAAGCAGCGGCCCGCCGCACGCGCAAAGCTGCACGACCTGTTCGGGATCCTGCGTGCGCCCGCACCGCGAGCACTCCAGGTGGCTGAGGAAGCTGTATGCCATCCGGGGCCTCCTTCTCCCGCAGCGGTCAGCACGGCTCGAATTGGAGTTACGCCGCCGCCAGGGTTTCCCTTGCTGCCGGGCTGGCAGGAATTAGTGGGGTAAGCCGGCGAACTAGCGCCACCGGCGCCGGGCGAGTAGCTGACGGGAGAAGGAGATGAGTGGCGTTGTTGAAGAAAGACCGCCCGCTCCTCGTAGCCCTGAGCACAGCCGTGCTTTTTAGCCTGGTCTGGGGCGCTTTGGCCGGCCCCGCCGCAGCCGAGGAGAAACCGGTGACCATCACGTGGTGGATCAACCCCTGGCGCATCGCGCCGCCTGGCTTCCCCGAGGACAAGGCCCCGACGGCGGAGGACTTTCCCCGGTGGGTCTCCGAGGAGTTCATGCGGCTTCATCCCAACGTCACGGTGAAATACGAGGTCCTCACAAACCAGGGGTTCGACCAGAAGGTAGCCGCCGCCATTCTGGCCGGCAAGCCGCCCGACATCCTGAGGCCGATTTCGTTCAAGCAGGAATGGGTCCGGCAGGGCCTGCTGGAGCCCATCGACGAGTACCTGACGGCGTTCGACCTGCAGGACTTCTACGACTACGCCCTTAACGTCGGAAAAGTCGGAGATCACTACTACCTGTTCCCGTGGAACAACAGCAACAACGGCATGGGCTCGTCCCTGCTCCTCAACCCCAGGATGTTCGCCGAACGTGGCGTGCCGCTCCCGCCGCTGCCCGACCGGTCCTGGACCATGGACGAGTTCATGACGGCGGCGCGCAGGCTTTCGTACGACACGAACGGCGATGGCACAAACGACGTGTACGCCATCGGCATGTCGGCCCGCATGGATCTCATGAACAACCTGGCCTGGTTCCACATCTTCGGGGCCCGCTACGTCGATGAAGGGCAGCGCCGCTTCGTCCTCGACAGCCCGGCCGGCGTGCGGGCGCTTTCGTGGCTGGTGGACGCCATCTACAAGGAGCGCATTTCGCCGCCCGGTGCCGAGGGCATGGGCATCTACGACGTGATCAACCTGTTCCACCAGCAGAGGTTGGCCATCGGCTACGGCGGCCCGTACGAGATCGGGCGCATCGATCGCTACCTCAAGGAAGGGCGCATCAAGCAGAAGTTCCCGGTGCACGTCGCGCAGTTCCCCCACTTCCCGGAGATCGGGCCCGTGGCGTACCACACGAGCGGCGGGTTCGTGGTCTTCAAGCAGACCGATCCGTACAAGCGCAAGATGGTCATGGAGTTCGCGCGGTTCTTGACGAACCAGGAGAACATGAGCCTGCTGCGCTCGCTCCTTTACGTGACGGCCCGCAAGTCGGTCAACGAGAACCTGTACAAGGGCTACGAGTTCGAAAAGGAGATCGACGTCTACCTGCGCGCCATCTCCCACGGCATCCCGTACTTCGGGAGCGCGGAGATCGACACGACGCCGGCGGACAAACACTTCATCGCCATGCTGGAGGCCGCGTTCAGCCGCACGAAAACGCCCCAGCAGGCACTCGACGAGTTCGTTTCACAGGCCAACCGCCTGGTCTTCCGGGGGCGCTAGCGCCC
Encoded here:
- the folK gene encoding 2-amino-4-hydroxy-6-hydroxymethyldihydropteridine diphosphokinase, which translates into the protein PWGLEDQPWFYNLVAELSTSLPPHELLRHVLSVEASLGRQRTVRWGPRTVDIDVLLYDSLALDTPELTVPHPRILRRAFVLVPLAELAPEFVVGGRTVREHLRALGDVSGEVRLLGPLPGWPAGTSMPRG
- a CDS encoding GGDEF domain-containing protein, yielding MDRYSRRALRPVLLYVAVACGWIVASDLLMLRAFSSGPPALGIASVAKGLGFVLVTGALLFRAISVELRVLERSEGQARSLNRGLRTLAAVQRLAAEKRDAGEFLQHACELVVDGRHLKAAWAAALDETTAEWRVRAFAGQTGEGRFRLVSDAPASLTTLEPARQALQQGKPAVSALEDLPPGDPQRDLARAGVKRAGAFPLSRQGRTLGVLTIYAADACAFDGAHGRVLGEVADALSLGLHVIALERGRLHSEQLLRLQMARLEALRDRDPLTGLYNRRRFEEFMAEELEESRRSGRPFAIVVFDLDRFTEVNARLGHESGDRVLAAVGKRLRQAVRPAERIGRIGGDSFAVLLPGADVSAARALAEQVMREVTATPVLLGGEGVVVGATGGIVAYPEHGSTQAELQAALDSVLVQARQHRAQLAVFDQASHSRWLQFHSRGELVRRALRDRRIVPAFQPVVDLSSGQLYGYEVLARIRDGGRLVEAGEFIREAEEYGLMAEVDRQILESVVDLCQDARLAGRHLFINLAPDLLSRRAYREAILQLLDRHSELARCSVWELTERHSLPDMAAVLAFIQEVKARGARIALDDFGSGYSSIGYFRRLPVDYVKIDGALVRGAGSSALDERVVAAIRRVAAELGAETVAESVEDAATAHLMRQMGVRFGQGYYLGRPALLEQLAAQSPAQPR
- a CDS encoding threonine synthase — its product is MAYSFLSHLECSRCGRTQDPEQVVQLCACGGPLLARYDLHSARRELSPAHVAARAPDLWRYHELLPVRRAENVVSLGEGMTPLLPLRRLGERIGVPSLFMKDEGALPTGTFKARGAAVGVSRALELGVRTLAMPTNGNAGAAWATYAARAGMQAVVVMPAEAPAVTRVECTAAGARLFLVDGLIADAGRMVARAVRRYGWFDASTLKEPYRIEGKKTMGFEIAEQFGWKLPDVIIYPTGGGVGIIGIYKALLELQALGWVGERLPRLVAVQAAGCAPIVSAWQRGRTESEPWPDPKTVAFGINVAKALGDFLVLQALYRTGGRAVAVDDAEILQAQRELAATEGTFACPEGAATLAAVRRLRAQGWIGPGDSVVLLNTGTGLKYPQTVVPDAPVLGAGDDLPPLR
- a CDS encoding extracellular solute-binding protein — translated: MALLKKDRPLLVALSTAVLFSLVWGALAGPAAAEEKPVTITWWINPWRIAPPGFPEDKAPTAEDFPRWVSEEFMRLHPNVTVKYEVLTNQGFDQKVAAAILAGKPPDILRPISFKQEWVRQGLLEPIDEYLTAFDLQDFYDYALNVGKVGDHYYLFPWNNSNNGMGSSLLLNPRMFAERGVPLPPLPDRSWTMDEFMTAARRLSYDTNGDGTNDVYAIGMSARMDLMNNLAWFHIFGARYVDEGQRRFVLDSPAGVRALSWLVDAIYKERISPPGAEGMGIYDVINLFHQQRLAIGYGGPYEIGRIDRYLKEGRIKQKFPVHVAQFPHFPEIGPVAYHTSGGFVVFKQTDPYKRKMVMEFARFLTNQENMSLLRSLLYVTARKSVNENLYKGYEFEKEIDVYLRAISHGIPYFGSAEIDTTPADKHFIAMLEAAFSRTKTPQQALDEFVSQANRLVFRGR